Proteins found in one Waddliaceae bacterium genomic segment:
- the lepB gene encoding signal peptidase I: MRKKYSIGRSRRILRMGYELYRKKRKKLSLEDRSALESHIKNLESALTDRDRILCDEHSRKVESFCHRPILRKSLFSHIFEFCFALLFALVIATVIRQMWFEPYEIPTASMRPTFKERDRLIVTKTNFGLNIPMKPDQFYFDHSLVQRGGTVTFTVEGMNNIADQDTKYFGIFPSKKRYVKRLIGKPGDSFYFYGGLLYGVDAEGEDIIDFREDPLLSDIEHIPFTVFDGFTNANIFTASERSSSRSAIFSFFGEPRARLRTFGNGAVSGELFVDGSWVEEDHPLDADRSDRITKYSDFFGIRNFAMCRLLTLKDVKLYTNFSPEDLDDGILYLEISHTPSLTYPKPQAWPAGNGAVITKLESHRSIIALDRRHLDVIMENMYTSRFVIKNERGDLYNAEGQHFSDSSPSFPGILPGTYEFYSGSCYKVSRSGVTTILPEDHILYNDSPDNIKKLFNLGMDMHNRFMPFDRNRALFPLRYGYFRDGDLYLLGKRFLAKDDPALLSFHERERRRAADATQYAPYVAFKDHGPPIDEDGNIDIDFIRTFGITVPDKEYLVLGDNHAHSADSRFFGFLPESNIRGAPWKILWSYGDRWGSPNQPSYPFMTLPRLMVWGFAAFIAVISLLIRRYRKKRFYSV, translated from the coding sequence ATGAGAAAGAAGTATAGTATTGGTCGTTCGCGGCGCATTTTACGTATGGGTTATGAGTTATACCGCAAGAAGCGCAAGAAGCTTTCTCTTGAAGACCGCAGTGCTTTAGAGTCTCATATTAAGAACCTTGAATCTGCCCTTACTGACCGTGACCGTATACTTTGTGACGAGCATTCTCGTAAGGTGGAGTCCTTTTGTCATCGTCCTATATTACGTAAGAGTTTATTTTCTCATATTTTTGAATTTTGTTTTGCTCTTCTTTTTGCGTTAGTGATAGCGACGGTCATCCGTCAGATGTGGTTCGAGCCTTACGAGATTCCTACTGCTTCGATGCGTCCTACTTTCAAGGAGCGCGACCGTCTTATTGTCACGAAGACGAATTTCGGTCTTAACATTCCGATGAAGCCCGATCAATTTTATTTTGATCATTCTCTTGTTCAGCGTGGTGGTACAGTGACTTTTACTGTTGAGGGCATGAACAACATTGCCGACCAAGACACGAAGTATTTTGGTATATTTCCTAGTAAGAAGCGTTATGTCAAGCGTCTTATTGGCAAGCCTGGCGATTCTTTTTATTTTTACGGTGGTCTTCTTTATGGTGTCGATGCTGAAGGCGAAGATATTATCGATTTCCGCGAAGACCCTTTACTTTCTGATATCGAGCACATACCTTTCACTGTTTTCGATGGATTCACTAATGCCAATATTTTTACTGCTAGCGAGCGTTCTTCCTCTCGCAGCGCTATTTTTTCTTTTTTCGGCGAGCCGAGGGCTCGTCTTCGCACTTTCGGTAATGGTGCTGTCTCTGGTGAGCTTTTCGTCGATGGTTCTTGGGTTGAGGAGGATCATCCTTTAGACGCTGACCGTTCCGACCGTATTACCAAGTACAGTGATTTCTTTGGCATCAGGAACTTTGCGATGTGTCGTCTTCTTACCCTCAAGGACGTTAAGCTTTACACGAATTTCTCTCCTGAAGACCTTGACGACGGCATTTTATACCTTGAGATCAGCCATACGCCTTCGTTGACATATCCTAAGCCGCAGGCGTGGCCTGCTGGCAATGGTGCTGTGATTACGAAGCTTGAATCTCATAGAAGCATTATCGCTTTGGATCGCCGACATCTTGATGTCATCATGGAGAACATGTATACGAGTCGTTTTGTAATAAAGAACGAGCGTGGCGATTTATATAATGCCGAGGGTCAGCATTTCTCTGATTCTTCGCCTTCTTTTCCTGGGATCCTTCCTGGCACTTATGAGTTCTACTCTGGTTCCTGTTATAAAGTTTCGAGAAGCGGCGTCACAACTATCCTTCCTGAAGACCATATTCTTTATAATGATTCTCCTGACAACATCAAGAAGCTCTTCAACCTTGGTATGGACATGCATAACAGGTTCATGCCTTTTGACCGCAACCGTGCTTTATTTCCTTTGCGGTATGGTTATTTCCGCGATGGCGACTTATATCTCCTTGGGAAGCGTTTCCTCGCCAAAGACGACCCTGCTCTTCTATCTTTCCATGAACGCGAGCGTCGCCGTGCTGCCGATGCTACGCAGTATGCTCCTTATGTTGCTTTCAAAGACCATGGCCCTCCTATCGATGAAGACGGCAATATCGATATTGACTTCATCAGGACATTCGGCATCACCGTTCCTGATAAGGAGTATCTTGTTTTGGGTGACAACCACGCCCACAGTGCCGACAGCAGGTTTTTTGGGTTCCTTCCGGAGTCGAACATCCGCGGAGCGCCGTGGAAGATATTATGGTCTTATGGCGATCGGTGGGGCTCTCCTAACCAGCCTTCGTATCCTTTCATGACACTACCACGCCTTATGGTGTGGGGTTTTGCCGCTTTTATTGCCGTTATTTCTTTGCTTATACGGCGTTATAGAAAGAAGCGTTTTTATAGCGTATAG